One genomic segment of Rhizobium gallicum bv. gallicum R602sp includes these proteins:
- a CDS encoding thiamine ABC transporter ATP-binding protein has product MAIANQDEIEMQDVRLMLGTHAFHFDSRLPAGRIIAVSGPSGAGKSTFLNLLAGFERPDSGRILMHGADVTAAYPAERPVSVVFQDNNLFAHLDIFTNVGLGIDPALKLAAQDRRKISQALEKVGLANFERRMPATLSGGERQRAAFARALVRKRAVLLLDEPFAALDPGLRAGMAELLLGMHMETENTVIMVSHDPDEVRRIADYGVFIDKGAIVLAAPLTEYLAREDMPALRRFLHG; this is encoded by the coding sequence ATGGCGATCGCTAATCAAGACGAGATCGAAATGCAGGACGTGCGCTTGATGCTCGGCACGCACGCTTTCCATTTCGATTCCCGTCTGCCGGCCGGCCGGATCATCGCGGTGAGCGGGCCTTCCGGCGCCGGGAAGTCAACCTTTCTCAATCTGCTTGCCGGTTTTGAAAGACCTGACAGCGGCCGCATTTTGATGCACGGCGCTGATGTGACGGCCGCCTATCCGGCGGAACGTCCGGTCTCGGTCGTCTTCCAGGACAACAATCTCTTTGCCCATCTTGATATCTTTACCAATGTCGGCCTGGGGATCGATCCGGCGTTGAAGCTTGCCGCCCAAGACCGGAGAAAAATTTCCCAAGCGCTTGAGAAGGTCGGTCTCGCCAATTTCGAACGGCGTATGCCCGCAACGCTTTCCGGTGGAGAGCGGCAGCGAGCCGCATTTGCGCGCGCGCTCGTGCGAAAGCGCGCCGTTCTGCTGCTGGATGAACCTTTTGCAGCGCTTGACCCGGGCTTGCGCGCAGGCATGGCCGAACTGCTGCTTGGTATGCACATGGAAACCGAAAACACGGTGATCATGGTTTCGCATGATCCCGACGAGGTGCGCCGGATCGCCGATTACGGTGTCTTTATCGATAAAGGCGCGATCGTTCTTGCCGCGCCACTCACCGAGTATCTCGCGCGGGAAGATATGCCCGCGCTAAGGCGATTTCTGCACGGCTGA
- a CDS encoding M48 family metalloprotease produces the protein MTRRARLDSMTTWKRPAPSSNVLSAPYRWSRHALLVSAAAVALNGCQSILEQSYQPTVSPSASPQIVDEVQKNDPRAAMGAREHPRIVASYGGEYKDAKTERLVARIAGALTAVSENPSQSYRITILNSPAINAFALPGGYLYVTRGLLALANDASEVAAVLSHEMGHVTANHGIERQKREEAEVIASRVVAEVLSSDIAGKQALARGKLRLAAFSRQQELQADVIGVRMLGEAGYDPYAATRFLDSMAAYSRFMSADPEADQSLDFLSSHPNSVQRIELARDHARAFGQEGTVGDKGRGYYLDGIDGLLYGDSPEEGYVRGQTFLHGGLGIRFDVPPDFSIDNKVEAVMATGPGDVAIRFDGVADSDNQSLTNYISSGWVTGLDPSTIRPITVNGMEAATARATADRWDFDVTVVRNNSQIFRFLTAVPKGSAVLQPTADVLRASFRRMTPQEAATLKPLRIRVISVRPGENVATLAARMLGTDRKLDLFKLINALPTGGTVSPGDRVKIISE, from the coding sequence ATGACTCGGAGAGCCAGACTGGACAGCATGACGACGTGGAAACGCCCCGCGCCCTCCAGTAACGTGCTTTCTGCGCCCTACCGGTGGAGCCGCCATGCGCTGCTTGTGTCTGCGGCCGCAGTCGCGCTCAATGGCTGCCAGTCGATTCTCGAGCAATCCTATCAGCCGACGGTCTCGCCCTCTGCCAGCCCACAGATCGTCGATGAAGTGCAGAAGAACGATCCGCGTGCCGCCATGGGCGCGCGCGAACATCCGCGTATCGTTGCAAGCTACGGCGGCGAATACAAGGACGCCAAGACTGAACGCCTCGTTGCGCGCATTGCCGGTGCGCTAACGGCGGTTTCGGAAAATCCGAGCCAGTCCTACCGAATCACGATTTTGAATTCGCCGGCAATCAACGCTTTCGCGCTGCCGGGCGGCTATCTCTATGTGACCCGAGGTCTGCTGGCGCTTGCCAACGACGCTTCCGAAGTCGCGGCTGTGCTGTCGCATGAAATGGGTCACGTTACGGCCAATCACGGCATCGAACGCCAGAAGCGCGAAGAGGCGGAGGTCATCGCGAGCCGCGTCGTCGCCGAGGTTTTGTCGAGCGACATCGCCGGCAAACAGGCGCTTGCCCGCGGTAAGCTGCGTCTCGCCGCCTTCTCGCGCCAGCAGGAACTGCAGGCCGATGTGATCGGCGTGCGCATGCTCGGTGAAGCGGGCTACGATCCTTACGCCGCCACTCGCTTCCTCGATTCCATGGCGGCCTATAGTCGCTTCATGTCGGCCGATCCTGAGGCCGATCAAAGCCTGGACTTCCTTTCGAGCCACCCGAACTCGGTGCAGCGTATCGAGCTTGCGCGCGATCACGCCCGCGCCTTCGGCCAGGAAGGGACGGTCGGAGACAAGGGCCGGGGCTATTATCTCGATGGCATCGACGGTCTTCTCTATGGCGACAGTCCGGAGGAAGGCTATGTTCGTGGCCAGACCTTCCTGCACGGTGGTCTCGGCATTCGCTTCGACGTGCCGCCGGATTTCAGCATCGACAATAAAGTCGAAGCCGTCATGGCCACCGGTCCGGGAGACGTGGCGATCCGCTTCGACGGGGTTGCCGACAGCGACAACCAAAGCTTGACGAACTACATATCGAGCGGCTGGGTCACCGGCCTCGATCCTTCGACGATCCGGCCGATCACCGTCAACGGCATGGAAGCGGCAACGGCCCGTGCAACCGCGGATCGCTGGGATTTCGACGTGACCGTGGTGCGCAACAACTCGCAGATCTTCCGCTTCTTGACCGCCGTTCCAAAGGGCAGTGCCGTCCTGCAGCCGACGGCAGACGTACTGCGCGCCAGCTTCCGCCGCATGACACCGCAAGAGGCGGCAACGCTGAAGCCTCTGAGAATCCGCGTCATCAGCGTGCGTCCCGGCGAAAACGTCGCAACGCTGGCGGCCCGAATGCTGGGCACGGATCGTAAGCTCGACCTCTTCAAATTGATCAATGCCCTGCCAACTGGCGGCACGGTCTCGCCCGGCGACCGCGTGAAAATCATTTCCGAATAA
- a CDS encoding RNA polymerase factor sigma-32 gives MKNMSADRRMIKIAMAAPYLAREEEHDLAIRWKDNEDRGARNQIAMAHMRLVISMAGKFRNFGLPMSDLVQEGYVGLLEAAARFEPEREVRFSTYASWWIRASIQDYILRNWSIVRGGTSSAQKALFFNLRRLRAKLARGDSHLTLQSIHQEIAAALGVSLADVQTMDARLSGNDASLQAPSVSGDADSAEKMDFLVSDDPLPDEQVSNMIDGERRRIWLTSALKHLNEREMKIIAARRLAEEGATLEELGADLGISKERVRQIESRAMEKLRSALVSADPHMAAHA, from the coding sequence ATGAAGAACATGTCTGCAGACCGGCGCATGATCAAAATCGCCATGGCGGCTCCCTATCTTGCTCGCGAAGAAGAACATGATCTCGCTATTCGCTGGAAGGACAATGAGGATCGCGGTGCCCGCAACCAGATCGCGATGGCTCACATGCGTCTCGTCATTTCGATGGCGGGCAAGTTTCGCAACTTCGGTCTGCCGATGAGCGATCTTGTCCAGGAAGGTTATGTCGGTCTCCTTGAAGCGGCTGCCCGCTTTGAGCCGGAACGCGAGGTGCGCTTCTCTACCTACGCAAGCTGGTGGATTCGTGCGTCGATTCAGGATTATATCCTGCGCAACTGGTCGATTGTCCGCGGCGGTACGAGCTCCGCCCAAAAGGCCCTCTTCTTCAATCTGCGTCGCCTGCGCGCCAAACTTGCCAGAGGCGACTCGCATCTCACCCTTCAATCCATCCATCAGGAGATCGCGGCTGCCCTGGGTGTCAGCCTCGCCGACGTCCAGACGATGGATGCGCGCCTTTCCGGCAATGACGCCTCGCTGCAGGCGCCTTCGGTTTCCGGCGATGCCGACAGCGCGGAGAAGATGGATTTCCTTGTCAGCGACGATCCGTTGCCGGACGAGCAGGTTTCCAACATGATCGATGGCGAACGTCGCCGTATCTGGCTGACATCGGCGCTGAAACATCTCAATGAGCGCGAAATGAAGATCATTGCGGCACGCCGCCTTGCCGAAGAAGGTGCGACGCTCGAAGAACTCGGCGCCGATCTCGGAATTTCAAAGGAACGCGTTCGCCAGATCGAAAGCCGCGCCATGGAAAAGTTGCGCAGCGCGCTTGTCAGCGCGGATCCCCATATGGCGGCTCACGCCTAG
- a CDS encoding CarD family transcriptional regulator, with protein MTTQQKKPSAARHGFKTGESIVYPAHGVGNITAIEEQEVAGMKLELFVIDFDKDKMRLKVPVAKAMSIGMRKLSETDFVERALKVVQGKARVKRTMWSRRAQEYDAKINSGDLISIAEVVRDLYRAENQPEQSYSERQLYEAALDRMAREIAAVNKMSETEAVRLVEMNLNKGPKRGKAIEEDDSQDEAA; from the coding sequence ATGACGACCCAGCAGAAAAAACCTTCAGCAGCACGCCATGGCTTCAAGACCGGCGAATCGATCGTATACCCCGCTCACGGCGTCGGTAACATCACGGCTATCGAAGAGCAAGAAGTCGCCGGCATGAAGCTCGAGCTTTTCGTTATCGATTTCGATAAGGACAAGATGCGCTTGAAAGTTCCGGTTGCCAAGGCAATGAGCATCGGCATGCGCAAGCTCTCGGAAACCGATTTCGTCGAGCGCGCCCTGAAGGTCGTGCAGGGTAAGGCACGTGTCAAGCGCACCATGTGGTCCCGCCGTGCGCAGGAATATGATGCCAAGATCAACTCCGGTGACCTGATTTCCATCGCAGAAGTCGTTCGCGACCTCTATCGCGCTGAAAATCAGCCCGAGCAGTCCTATTCCGAGCGTCAGCTCTATGAAGCGGCGCTCGATCGCATGGCGCGCGAAATCGCCGCAGTGAACAAGATGTCGGAAACCGAAGCTGTTCGTCTCGTCGAGATGAATCTCAACAAGGGTCCGAAGCGCGGCAAGGCAATCGAAGAAGACGATTCGCAGGACGAAGCCGCTTAA
- the fdxA gene encoding ferredoxin FdxA, producing MTYVVTDNCIRCKYTDCVEVCPVDCFYEGENFLVIHPDECIDCGVCEPECPAEAIKPDTEPGLDKWLKINAEYASSWPNITVKKEPMAEAKEMDGEAGKFEKYFSEKPGSGD from the coding sequence ATGACCTATGTCGTGACCGACAATTGCATTCGCTGCAAATATACCGACTGCGTGGAAGTATGCCCTGTCGACTGCTTCTATGAGGGCGAAAATTTCCTCGTCATCCACCCGGATGAGTGCATCGACTGTGGTGTCTGCGAACCGGAATGTCCCGCCGAGGCCATCAAGCCGGATACCGAGCCCGGGCTCGACAAGTGGCTCAAGATCAATGCTGAATATGCCAGCAGCTGGCCCAACATCACCGTCAAGAAAGAACCGATGGCGGAAGCCAAGGAAATGGACGGAGAGGCCGGCAAGTTCGAGAAGTACTTCAGCGAAAAACCCGGTTCCGGCGATTGA
- a CDS encoding RNA-binding S4 domain-containing protein, with amino-acid sequence MSGETQPGSGSRQRIDKWLFFTRMVKSRSLAQGHIQSGHVRINGERVQQPSQTVKAGDRVELTLDRRDVVLIVKASGERRGPFEEAKLLYEDLTPPQGETKRLTPYEQAIRSTGAGRPTKKERRAVDRLMSDED; translated from the coding sequence ATGAGCGGGGAGACACAGCCAGGAAGCGGTTCGCGTCAGCGCATCGACAAGTGGCTGTTTTTCACGCGCATGGTGAAATCTCGCTCTCTGGCGCAAGGCCACATCCAGTCAGGCCACGTTCGCATCAATGGCGAGCGCGTCCAACAACCCAGCCAGACCGTGAAGGCGGGTGACCGTGTCGAGCTGACGCTGGATCGGCGGGATGTGGTTCTGATCGTGAAGGCATCAGGCGAGAGGCGCGGGCCCTTCGAAGAAGCAAAACTACTTTACGAGGATCTGACGCCGCCTCAGGGTGAGACAAAACGTCTCACGCCCTACGAGCAGGCCATCCGTTCGACGGGCGCCGGCCGGCCGACGAAAAAGGAGCGGCGCGCAGTCGACAGACTGATGTCGGACGAGGATTAG
- a CDS encoding helicase-related protein — translation MTLTSQPMILSGRGVTAVLGPTNTGKTHYAIERMVAHGTGVIGLPLRLLAREVYTRVVEKVGVQNVALVTGEEKISPPTARFSVCTVEAMPRETKAAFVAIDEVQLAGDLERGHIFTDRILHLRGRDETLLLGADTMRPILQQLLPGITVVERPRLSHLFYAGQKKITRLPQRSVIVAFSADEVYAIAELIRRQRGGAAVVLGALSPRTRNSQVALYQAGDVEYLVATDAIGMGLNLDVDHVAFAQDRKFDGYQFRNLNPAELGQVAGRAGRHVRDGTFGVTGQVQPFDEELAQRIEAHEFDNVRVLQWRTKELDFSSIQSLRASLERPPSAEGLTRALPAVDQQALEHLTRYPEIVDLATNPQRVEKLWETCALPDYRRITPAQHADLISTLFSDLVRYGTVNEQFLAEQVQRADRTDGEIDTLSARIAQIRTWTYVSNRPGWLADPTHWQEKTREIEDRLSDALHERLTKRFVDRRTSVLMKRLRENAMLEAEISVNGDVFVEGHHVGQLSGFRFTPISGADGSDAKAIQTASQKALALEFEARAARLHAAGNSDLAISADGLIRWIGDPVARLAGSEHVMRPRVILLADEQLTGNAREHVAARVERFVNHHISTVLKPLDDLSRAEDLQGLAKGLAFQLVENLGVLFRRDVTEEVKSLDQDARASMRRYGVRFGAYHIFVPALLKPAPAELITLLWALKNDGLEKPGYGDLIPVLAAGRTSVVTDPGFERTFYKLAGFRFLGKRAVRIDILERLADIIRPLLQWKPGQANRPEGAYDGRRFTTTTAMLSILGATLEDMEEILKGLGYRADAVTAEDAATHLAAHDASAAPAAETSGEEAAEKADHDDADSTSEEAASAAPAAEEKPAVEAAASEASAAESAEAAEPVEPKPVLLWRLGGRNDNHRQARSPGERRGGDRQQQGNRRHGGGEGAEGNRGEGRDGKRHERGRDGGKPHQARGDRNEQRGDRQDRGDRKDRNDRNNNRNGSQPLRFEAKAPRKEKPIDPDSPFAKLAALKEQMKK, via the coding sequence ATGATACTGAGCGGGCGCGGCGTGACCGCGGTGCTCGGCCCCACCAATACGGGCAAGACCCATTACGCCATCGAGCGCATGGTAGCCCACGGCACCGGCGTGATCGGCCTGCCGCTGCGTTTGCTGGCACGTGAAGTCTATACGCGTGTCGTCGAAAAGGTGGGAGTGCAGAATGTCGCCCTCGTGACCGGCGAGGAGAAGATCTCGCCGCCGACTGCGCGCTTTTCGGTTTGCACGGTCGAAGCCATGCCGCGCGAAACCAAGGCCGCCTTTGTCGCGATCGATGAGGTCCAGCTTGCAGGCGACCTCGAGCGCGGCCACATCTTCACCGACCGTATTTTGCATTTGCGAGGCCGCGACGAAACGCTGCTTTTAGGGGCCGACACGATGCGGCCGATCCTGCAGCAACTCCTGCCGGGCATCACGGTCGTTGAGAGGCCGCGGCTTTCGCACCTCTTCTACGCGGGTCAAAAGAAGATCACCCGTCTTCCTCAGCGCTCGGTGATCGTCGCCTTTTCGGCAGATGAGGTCTACGCCATTGCCGAATTGATCCGCCGTCAGCGAGGGGGTGCTGCGGTTGTTCTCGGTGCCCTCAGTCCCCGCACCCGAAATTCTCAAGTTGCGCTCTATCAGGCCGGCGATGTTGAATATCTCGTCGCGACCGATGCGATCGGCATGGGCCTCAATCTCGATGTCGATCACGTGGCGTTCGCGCAGGACCGCAAGTTCGACGGCTATCAGTTCCGCAATCTCAATCCTGCCGAACTCGGCCAGGTTGCCGGACGTGCCGGCCGCCACGTGCGTGACGGTACATTCGGCGTAACAGGCCAAGTGCAGCCGTTCGATGAGGAATTGGCGCAGCGGATAGAAGCGCACGAATTCGACAATGTCAGGGTCTTGCAGTGGCGCACGAAAGAGCTTGATTTCTCGTCGATACAATCATTGCGGGCCAGTCTTGAACGTCCGCCGAGCGCTGAAGGTTTGACGCGGGCTTTGCCCGCCGTCGACCAGCAAGCGCTTGAACACCTGACGCGCTATCCGGAAATCGTAGATCTGGCTACAAATCCGCAGCGCGTGGAGAAGCTTTGGGAAACTTGCGCGCTGCCTGATTATCGGCGTATCACCCCTGCACAGCATGCTGACCTGATCTCGACGCTCTTTTCCGATCTTGTGCGCTATGGCACGGTGAACGAGCAGTTTCTCGCAGAGCAGGTGCAAAGAGCCGATCGCACGGATGGCGAAATTGACACGCTTTCGGCGCGAATCGCGCAGATAAGAACATGGACTTATGTGTCGAATCGGCCCGGATGGCTTGCCGATCCGACACACTGGCAGGAAAAGACGCGGGAAATCGAGGATCGATTGTCCGATGCGTTACATGAAAGGTTGACGAAACGCTTTGTTGATCGCAGGACATCTGTGCTCATGAAGCGCCTGAGAGAGAATGCGATGCTGGAAGCTGAAATCAGTGTGAATGGCGATGTCTTTGTTGAAGGACATCATGTGGGGCAGTTGTCCGGGTTCCGGTTTACCCCAATTTCGGGTGCGGACGGATCGGACGCCAAGGCGATCCAAACGGCATCGCAAAAGGCGCTTGCCCTGGAATTCGAGGCGCGCGCCGCGCGCCTCCATGCTGCAGGCAACAGCGATCTGGCGATCAGCGCCGACGGCCTCATCCGGTGGATCGGCGATCCGGTTGCTCGCCTTGCGGGCAGCGAGCACGTCATGCGTCCTCGCGTCATCCTGCTTGCCGACGAACAGCTGACGGGCAACGCGCGCGAGCACGTTGCAGCCCGCGTCGAACGCTTCGTCAATCACCATATCAGCACGGTTTTGAAGCCGCTCGATGATCTTTCGCGTGCTGAGGACCTACAGGGCCTTGCCAAGGGCCTCGCCTTCCAGCTCGTCGAAAATCTCGGTGTGCTCTTCCGCCGCGATGTGACGGAAGAGGTGAAGTCGCTGGATCAGGACGCGCGCGCTTCCATGCGCCGTTATGGTGTTCGCTTCGGCGCCTACCACATTTTCGTCCCTGCGCTTTTGAAGCCGGCTCCGGCTGAACTCATCACGCTGCTCTGGGCCTTGAAAAATGACGGCCTTGAAAAACCGGGCTACGGCGATCTCATTCCGGTGCTGGCTGCCGGCCGCACGTCCGTCGTGACCGATCCGGGCTTCGAGCGCACGTTCTATAAGCTCGCTGGTTTCCGGTTTCTCGGCAAGCGTGCCGTTCGCATCGATATTCTCGAGCGGCTTGCGGATATCATCCGTCCGTTGCTGCAGTGGAAGCCGGGTCAGGCGAACCGGCCGGAAGGCGCTTATGATGGCCGCCGCTTCACGACCACCACTGCGATGCTTTCGATCCTCGGCGCGACGCTGGAGGACATGGAAGAGATCCTCAAGGGCCTTGGCTATCGCGCCGATGCCGTGACGGCCGAGGATGCAGCAACTCATCTTGCTGCCCACGATGCTTCCGCTGCCCCGGCAGCCGAAACCTCTGGGGAAGAGGCCGCCGAAAAAGCCGATCATGACGATGCCGACAGCACATCGGAAGAAGCTGCTTCCGCAGCGCCGGCTGCAGAAGAAAAACCGGCTGTCGAGGCCGCGGCGAGCGAAGCATCCGCGGCTGAATCTGCGGAAGCCGCTGAACCTGTCGAACCGAAACCTGTCCTTTTGTGGCGTCTTGGCGGACGCAACGACAACCATCGCCAAGCACGCAGTCCCGGGGAACGCCGCGGCGGTGACCGTCAGCAGCAGGGCAACCGCCGCCACGGCGGGGGTGAAGGCGCAGAAGGCAATCGTGGCGAAGGCCGGGACGGCAAACGCCACGAACGCGGCCGCGACGGCGGCAAGCCGCACCAGGCTCGGGGCGATCGCAACGAGCAGCGGGGCGATCGTCAGGATCGCGGCGACCGCAAGGATCGCAACGACCGCAACAACAATCGCAACGGCTCGCAGCCGTTGCGCTTCGAGGCAAAGGCGCCGCGCAAGGAAAAGCCGATTGATCCGGATTCTCCTTTCGCAAAGCTCGCTGCCTTGAAGGAGCAGATGAAGAAGTAG